ttttttttgtttttgttttttgcaagctTTGTTGGCGTTTGTGCATTCAGACCAaacataacatgtaaatatttataCTACACAAGAACGGAGAAGGGCGTTTTTTGTTCTGTGCGCCTGTTTCCCCGTTTCTCGCTATCTTCCCCCCTCCAGTCAACAAGAAGtgcagagtgttttttttttgtttgtttcttttttttaaaaggggtggcctttttgtttctctttctctttgttcCATCCTGTTGTGCTCTCAAGGCTGCTGATTTGAGACGAAGGGTGGAGCCGGCCGCCCTCCAGTATCGAAGGCATCCCGCTGTTGTTCTGCTGGTGCTGATAAAACGTCGAGCCGGGGAAATGACCTATGACCTCACTGTACGTAGGGGGCGGGCCTTCCATCCTGCCGTTGCTCCCGTAACAGGTCGCGCTGATGCCCGAATTGCTGCTGGGAGGGCAAGGCCCGCCATACACGGAGTTATCTATCAGGTCACTGTCAAAGATGGTTCGGTTGGGAGGCGCTCGAACGGACTCCCTGTTGAGTTCCATCTGCTGCTCTGGATCCCGGAGCTGCAGTGTGCAGGGCCCCTGGTAAGGAGGGGGCTCTTCTCCATCGGATAGAGAGATGGTGGGCGGCAGGTCGATCTCGTGCTGCATATAAGGGTAGGTCGGCTGGAATCTGTTGAAGCGGTCCCTCTGCAAGAAGGATGGAACGGCCAGCCTGTCCGTTGGCCTCGGTGTGTAGACCTGCTGCTAGAAACAAGAGAAGGGACTGACTATCAAGGATTTAGAGTTGGCGGCAAGCTGCAATTCCTGCCAACGCTCCTTCAAGCAGAGGGGAAAAGGTTCTGAAATATTGCTCTCACCACAGGCAACTTAATTTCAGATCaaggggaaacccagaagtgacactgtACTTCTCTAAGAACTGTCAGGAACGATATGGTTTACCATAGAGCCATAGAGCTTCTAATGATTCCTAGAGCTTCTAATGATTACCATAGAgcttctagtgattcctagagctgcaATATGCTTCTTCCAGCAGTAATGTCAACCTGTGTAACAagggtgcacccccccccccctcatatgaCTGctgtatactgaatcagacaatAGGTCCATGGTCAGTATAGTCTACTCAGATTggtagcaactctccagggtagAGGTTTTCCACCTCACTTTCTACTCAACCTTTTTAACAGGAGACAAtgaggatcgaacctgggacttgCTACATGCCAAGACCACATTCTACCGTTGACCCACAGTGTCTCACTCATCCCATCTCCTACTGGCTGCCAGTTACTGGGCTGGCAACCTACAGGGAGTACATTGGGTATATTTTCACCGTGCTCCTTACCTCTGTTACGCCATTTCCTGACACTGTGCTTTCTGAAGGCCACAAGCTTCCTTCCTAAAGTTGGAAAGAACGAGAAAAGAGATTTCCTTCAGTACAGGGAAGCTTTCACCCTTCAACCCTACTAAGTGTATCATACATGGCATGCTTTGAGTATTCAACGTGCTTCATGTACTTGTAGCAGCCCTGTGGGGTTTGCTGATATTCTCAACAGGCTCATCTGAAAGACTCAGAAGAGGGGGCTGCTTAAGAGATGCCTACGGAAGCTTGTGAACTGGGTTCTTCTGGGCTTCAGAGAACATATTCTTAATGGATCACGGGGGCTAAATGAACAGGGAAGATGGAAGGCACCATAAATGAAATTTCAAATTTACATCTACACTTTGAGACGCAAGGGAGCTGAGGgcgagtgactggcccaaggtaagtTTCATACTTCTGTGGGATTTGAACCCACGATTTCCTGAACGTTGTATTTCTAGTTGCGACACCACACAGAATTGGTTCGTACAGTTCTCATCTGGAGAAACAATTTTGATtcgcatccccccccctccacatggagctagttgggtgacctttggccagtcttggttttctcagagctttctcagccccacctacctcacagggtgtctgttgtggggaaaggaagggaaagcgattataAACCActgtgagtagtgaaaagcagggtaaaaaatcaactcttcttttctaaagggaacttccatgttAAGAAGCGGTAAAACTTTGAATACTGGTGCCAGGAgtcaaggcctcagcctctctgacagcctcttctcaactttttttttaccgttgagaaaccccggaaacattcttcaggctctgaaaaaccccagaagtgtcccgatcgtgcagaatatagttgggaagcagagctgtggacacgcccacctgggtcacctcaacttcccaccccctcccgatcCATCATTTGTCACGGGGGAGCGGATtggcatggccatatatggtcatatcagtccataaacgtttaacaaatttaagaaatatataaaaatgatgaattaactcccacccattcaggaaacccttccagggttgtgaagaaaccctggttgagaaagcctgctctgtgccatgttgttggccctccagaacaggggtagtcaacctgtggtcctccagatgtccatggactacaattcccgtgagcccctgccagcaaatgctggcaggggctcacgggaattgtagtccatggacatctggaggaccacaggttgactacccctgctccagaagacCTGATTGGCCACCATGTCAGGCAGGACCCTGGACCAGATGcatcactggtttgatccagcggggctctttTTAGGTTTGTATGATTAGATGCCCTGCTTTTTCAGGGTTCCAGACAGTATGACGAGAGAATTTTCATTTCTAAAGAATAAACACAGTCTGGGTCCAAGGCTTGTGACAGCAACCTCGTCTCCTTGCCAAAGCACATTCCTACGTTCGTTCCGGACATTTAGAACACTTGAAAAGGACCACGAAGGAGCCAAGGGGAGGGCAAAATCATGGCACAAATGTGTTGTGTTTGTAGTGGCCTTGTATGCCGGTCAAAATGCCTCGCAAATCCATTTTATCCTGATATCCAAACGTCCTGACTCTGCATGCAAACCTCCAAGCAATTCTACaaccggtggtggtggtggtggtggcggtggtgggagggagggagggagggagggagggagggagggagggagggagacgaaGTGATTTCTATGGAAATGAGTTGGCCCAgatgctttccctccttccttctcttttataGCAAACCATGTCTCAGAAATACTACATATAAGATAAGGAGCGAGCGATAATGGACTGCCAAAGTTGATTTCATACAGTATATTAATTCAGTCGCAACGCTGGAGTGACGCCAACAATCCAGCGGGCTCAGTTCAAAAGTTGCAGGGAGCCGTAATTTCATGACGgtgggttggatcctatggaTTTGACCCATAATCAGCAGTGCTTCCTTCCCGTGCAAGTAGTTTTGCATCAGACATGGTTTTTCCTCTAGTACATCATTCCCTCGTGTTGGGGGAATGTATCCTTTATGGgaagaaagctttgcccatagtAGGACAGATATAACCCTGGGATTAGCATGACAATTCAGCCATGGGCTGGTCCCTccagaccccctccccgcccaggactgaaataattaacctcccaatgttattgttaattgttatttatattacaCATGTGGTATTGTAAACTTTTGATGTTTTACTGAAAGTTGCTtggatgttacagtctgtataacgttccatgtaagttataaaatgttcaatgtaaactgcccagagctgcaaagaaatgggtggtatagaaatctaaataaaacaataaataaataaataaaatggtaatggTTAACTGGCATATGGTAACCCAGAATGTGGTTTGACATTGGTTGATCAGCCACAGGTTTTATCGACTCCTGTACCAGAGGCAGGATCCCTCTTTGTATCAGTCGTGGAGGGGCACGGATGGGAAGATGGGTCATCCtcctcaaacccggttctccaaagtACAGCCTTTGTAACCACTCCTCCACACT
The nucleotide sequence above comes from Paroedura picta isolate Pp20150507F chromosome 4, Ppicta_v3.0, whole genome shotgun sequence. Encoded proteins:
- the PMEPA1 gene encoding protein TMEPAI isoform X3, giving the protein MMVMVVVITCLLNHYKLSARSFINRHSQGRRREENLSSEGSLWPSESTVSGNGVTEQQVYTPRPTDRLAVPSFLQRDRFNRFQPTYPYMQHEIDLPPTISLSDGEEPPPYQGPCTLQLRDPEQQMELNRESVRAPPNRTIFDSDLIDNSVYGGPCPPSSNSGISATCYGSNGRMEGPPPTYSEVIGHFPGSTFYQHQQNNSGMPSILEGGRLHPSSQISSLESTTGWNKEKEKQKGHPF
- the PMEPA1 gene encoding protein TMEPAI isoform X2 is translated as MYNLMGLNGTAGVIQPNVSCTCNCKRSLFQSMEITELEFVQIIIIVVVMMVMVVVITCLLNHYKLSARSFINRHSQGRRREENLSSEGSLWPSESTVSGNGVTEQVYTPRPTDRLAVPSFLQRDRFNRFQPTYPYMQHEIDLPPTISLSDGEEPPPYQGPCTLQLRDPEQQMELNRESVRAPPNRTIFDSDLIDNSVYGGPCPPSSNSGISATCYGSNGRMEGPPPTYSEVIGHFPGSTFYQHQQNNSGMPSILEGGRLHPSSQISSLESTTGWNKEKEKQKGHPF
- the PMEPA1 gene encoding protein TMEPAI isoform X1, with the translated sequence MYNLMGLNGTAGVIQPNVSCTCNCKRSLFQSMEITELEFVQIIIIVVVMMVMVVVITCLLNHYKLSARSFINRHSQGRRREENLSSEGSLWPSESTVSGNGVTEQQVYTPRPTDRLAVPSFLQRDRFNRFQPTYPYMQHEIDLPPTISLSDGEEPPPYQGPCTLQLRDPEQQMELNRESVRAPPNRTIFDSDLIDNSVYGGPCPPSSNSGISATCYGSNGRMEGPPPTYSEVIGHFPGSTFYQHQQNNSGMPSILEGGRLHPSSQISSLESTTGWNKEKEKQKGHPF